One window from the genome of Rufibacter tibetensis encodes:
- a CDS encoding outer membrane beta-barrel protein → MKKTSLLFFLLLTISFLGYSQSTSITGQAVGAGSPLIGATVALLNAQDSSVYKGASTDVEGRFAIAGIQNGRFVLKITYLGFRDLYRSITATGAPINVGTLTLGQGATQLKEVEVVGRAATVIQKADTAEMNSAAFKVNKDANAENLIQKMPGITIQNGQIQAQGQQVQRVLVDGKEFFGEDPSAVLKNLPAEVISKIQVFDRQSDQSQFTGFNDGNEQKTINIVTKPEFRTGRFGRISAGAGTDNRFRISGNINQFEGDRRISIVGLSNNVNEQNFSSEDLVGVASASARGGNRGGGGGGGPRGGGGGNWGGGNGTSDFLVNTNNGIARTNAIGLNYLDKWGKKVDVQGSYFFNHSNTNSNYSLFRQYGVEETQENLYRQNGNALTTNQNHRMNLRVTYTIDSANSIIIRPRLSFQTNNGSSFDEGNTISGYPFTTLSNLFESDLIGLNFNNNILFQHRFPKRGRTISLDVNTGYNQNEGDSKLTSLTTNRASEGAMEASEAQDQISILDNKGMNVGANLNYTEPLTPKTQLQLSYSTSYSDSDGDRRTFERDEATSSYDNLLAGQSSTVENQTMTQSFGTGWRYNTPDFQVMLNARYQFLNMQTDQLYPTPINPEYNYHNVLPFAMIRYNFNQDRNIRIFYNGRNQTPGVDQLQNAIDKSNSLIWNQGNPGLEQSFNHNFNIRYSAANPGRSSSFFFVLGGSAAQDFIGRQTLTFRSNSLLPEENQLIGNQQLNRPVNLQGQYTLRSFANYGLPLPFIKSNVNLNGFATYNNTPGLLDFAENTTTTANVGGGIVLSSNISENLDFLVSTNGSFNRAKYTQRPTQNNEYYNQSSQFRLNWILWKGLTITSDVNHQFTGGLSEGIDPTFLLWNGSIGYKFLKDRQAEIRLSAFDILGENTSIQRNITNAYIEDVQTTVLQRYFMLSFNYNLRMFGGSGARPNNDMNRPGGGYPGGGRGF, encoded by the coding sequence ATGAAAAAAACATCTTTACTCTTTTTCTTACTTCTTACTATCTCTTTTTTAGGGTATAGTCAGTCTACTTCTATTACCGGGCAGGCAGTGGGCGCAGGTTCTCCCCTCATTGGTGCCACCGTGGCCCTTCTAAATGCGCAGGATTCATCGGTGTACAAAGGTGCCTCCACAGATGTGGAAGGCAGGTTTGCCATTGCCGGAATCCAGAACGGGCGCTTTGTTTTAAAAATCACATACCTGGGATTCAGAGATCTATACCGGTCCATCACCGCCACAGGTGCTCCCATCAACGTAGGTACCCTTACCTTAGGACAAGGAGCCACGCAACTGAAAGAAGTGGAAGTGGTTGGCCGCGCCGCCACCGTGATCCAGAAAGCAGATACCGCTGAAATGAATTCGGCGGCTTTTAAGGTTAACAAAGACGCAAACGCAGAGAACCTGATTCAGAAAATGCCGGGCATCACCATCCAGAACGGCCAGATACAAGCCCAGGGACAGCAGGTACAGCGGGTGTTGGTAGACGGAAAAGAGTTTTTTGGGGAAGACCCCAGCGCGGTGTTGAAAAACTTACCGGCTGAGGTGATCTCGAAGATTCAGGTGTTTGACCGCCAGAGCGACCAGTCTCAGTTTACCGGCTTCAATGACGGAAACGAACAGAAAACCATCAACATTGTGACCAAACCTGAGTTCAGAACCGGTCGTTTCGGTCGCATTAGTGCCGGCGCCGGAACAGACAACCGTTTCCGTATCAGCGGAAACATCAATCAGTTTGAGGGGGATCGTAGAATCTCCATTGTAGGCTTAAGCAATAATGTGAATGAGCAGAACTTCTCTTCAGAAGATTTAGTGGGAGTAGCCAGTGCCTCCGCAAGGGGCGGAAACCGTGGCGGCGGAGGCGGTGGTGGACCACGTGGCGGTGGCGGAGGCAACTGGGGCGGCGGAAACGGTACCAGTGACTTTTTGGTGAACACCAACAACGGAATTGCCCGCACCAATGCCATCGGGTTGAACTACTTAGACAAGTGGGGTAAAAAAGTAGATGTACAAGGCAGTTACTTCTTCAACCACTCCAACACCAACTCCAACTACTCTTTGTTCAGGCAGTACGGGGTGGAAGAAACCCAGGAAAACCTGTACCGTCAAAACGGTAACGCGTTGACTACCAACCAGAACCACCGCATGAATTTGCGCGTGACCTATACCATTGACTCTGCCAATTCCATCATCATCCGTCCCCGCCTGAGTTTCCAGACCAATAACGGCAGCAGTTTCGATGAAGGAAACACTATATCCGGGTACCCGTTCACTACCCTTAGCAACTTGTTTGAGTCAGATCTTATCGGACTGAACTTCAATAACAACATTCTCTTCCAACACAGATTCCCAAAACGTGGCCGCACCATCAGCTTAGACGTGAACACCGGCTACAACCAGAACGAAGGAGATAGCAAACTAACTTCTTTGACCACAAACCGGGCCTCTGAAGGCGCCATGGAAGCTAGCGAGGCGCAAGACCAGATCTCCATTCTGGACAACAAAGGCATGAACGTGGGGGCCAACCTGAATTACACCGAACCCCTGACGCCTAAAACTCAGTTACAGCTTTCCTACTCTACTTCCTACTCAGATTCAGACGGCGACCGCCGTACCTTTGAGCGGGACGAAGCTACCAGTAGCTATGACAACCTGCTGGCGGGTCAGTCCAGTACGGTAGAGAACCAAACCATGACTCAGTCTTTTGGAACCGGCTGGCGCTACAATACTCCTGATTTCCAGGTGATGCTGAATGCGCGCTATCAGTTCCTGAACATGCAGACCGATCAGCTGTATCCTACCCCCATCAATCCGGAGTACAACTACCACAACGTGCTGCCTTTTGCCATGATCCGTTACAATTTCAACCAGGACCGTAACATCCGGATCTTCTACAATGGCCGTAACCAAACACCTGGCGTAGACCAGTTGCAAAATGCCATTGACAAATCGAACTCCCTTATCTGGAACCAGGGAAACCCAGGGTTGGAGCAAAGCTTTAACCACAACTTCAACATACGGTACTCAGCTGCTAATCCAGGCCGGTCCTCTTCCTTCTTCTTCGTGCTGGGCGGATCTGCGGCGCAGGACTTTATAGGCAGACAAACTCTTACCTTCAGAAGCAACAGCCTTTTGCCGGAAGAGAATCAGTTGATAGGGAATCAGCAGTTGAACCGCCCGGTGAACTTGCAAGGCCAGTACACGCTGCGCTCTTTCGCGAACTACGGCCTTCCGTTGCCATTCATTAAATCAAACGTGAACCTGAACGGCTTTGCCACTTACAACAACACCCCGGGTCTGCTTGACTTTGCGGAGAATACCACTACCACCGCCAACGTGGGTGGCGGTATTGTTTTGAGCTCAAACATCAGCGAGAACTTAGACTTCCTGGTTTCCACCAACGGGTCGTTTAACCGAGCCAAGTACACGCAACGTCCTACCCAGAACAATGAGTACTACAACCAGAGCAGCCAATTCAGACTAAACTGGATTCTCTGGAAAGGATTAACCATTACCTCAGATGTAAACCACCAGTTCACCGGCGGTTTGTCTGAAGGCATTGACCCCACCTTCCTGCTTTGGAACGGCAGCATCGGGTACAAATTCCTGAAGGACCGTCAGGCCGAGATCCGGTTGTCAGCCTTTGACATTCTGGGCGAGAACACCAGCATCCAGCGTAACATCACCAACGCGTACATTGAAGATGTGCAAACTACCGTATTACAGCGCTACTTCATGCTGAGCTTCAACTACAACTTACGGATGTTTGGTGGTAGCGGTGCTCGCCCTAACAATGACATGAATCGTCCGGGCGGTGGGTACCCAGGTGGCGGAAGAGGTTTTTAA
- a CDS encoding alpha/beta fold hydrolase — protein sequence MRLFKIPLLLLFLFNALASQAQLKPLDAELTNYTYPFPVAFHPVKVQQQAFRMAYMDLKPQKPNGKTVVLLHGKNFNGSYWQQTANDLAKNGYRVIMPDQIGFGKSSKPQNIQYSFQMLAQNTKSLLDTLGVKKASVLGHSMGGMLATRFALMYPEVTEKLILENPIGLEDWKRWVPYQSIEKWYAGELKQTQEGIKKYQLENYYGGQWKPEYDQWVNLLAGWTIGPDYPKIAWNAALTYDMIFTQPVVYEFDQLKMPTLLVIGQRDRTALGKANAPAAIREKLGNYPTLGKETARKIPNAKLIELDNVGHLPHIEAYNRFIQPLLAFLKA from the coding sequence ATGAGACTTTTTAAAATTCCCCTCCTCTTACTTTTTCTGTTCAACGCCCTAGCATCCCAAGCCCAGCTAAAACCTTTAGACGCTGAATTAACCAATTACACCTACCCTTTCCCAGTGGCGTTTCACCCCGTGAAGGTACAGCAGCAGGCGTTCAGGATGGCGTACATGGACCTGAAGCCGCAGAAACCCAACGGCAAAACGGTGGTACTGCTGCACGGCAAAAACTTCAACGGATCTTATTGGCAGCAAACGGCCAATGACCTTGCCAAAAACGGGTACCGCGTAATCATGCCAGACCAGATCGGGTTCGGGAAATCGTCCAAGCCGCAGAACATCCAGTACTCGTTTCAGATGCTGGCCCAGAATACCAAAAGTTTATTAGACACCTTAGGAGTTAAAAAAGCCTCAGTGCTGGGCCACTCCATGGGCGGCATGCTGGCCACGCGTTTTGCTTTGATGTACCCCGAGGTGACCGAAAAATTAATCTTAGAAAACCCAATTGGTTTAGAGGACTGGAAACGTTGGGTGCCTTACCAGTCGATAGAGAAATGGTATGCCGGTGAACTGAAGCAGACGCAGGAAGGCATCAAGAAATACCAGCTGGAAAACTACTACGGCGGCCAATGGAAACCCGAGTACGACCAGTGGGTAAACCTGTTAGCGGGCTGGACCATAGGACCTGACTACCCTAAAATTGCCTGGAACGCTGCCCTCACCTATGACATGATCTTCACCCAACCGGTGGTGTACGAGTTTGACCAACTCAAAATGCCTACCCTTCTGGTTATTGGGCAGCGAGACCGCACCGCCTTGGGCAAAGCCAATGCCCCGGCTGCAATCAGGGAGAAACTGGGCAACTACCCTACCCTTGGGAAAGAAACCGCCAGGAAAATACCAAATGCCAAATTAATAGAACTGGACAACGTAGGGCACCTGCCACACATTGAAGCTTACAACCGTTTCATTCAACCACTGCTTGCCTTTTTGAAAGCGTAG
- a CDS encoding PQQ-dependent sugar dehydrogenase, translated as MNKLRLPASCLLLCALISACNTDGKKEGATSSSTTGTINQLKLPQPYATESVKNYSEVIGWRGKTPTAPSAFRVNKFADNLQNPRWIYVGPNGDVFVAEATSEKKGKERKEAIKSGQAKSQNIGRSPNRIILLRDENQDGEPEQQHVFLRGLKQPFGMLVLNDYFYVANTDGLWRYPYNQGQNQITGRGEKILELPAGGYNNHWTRNLIANADGSKIYISVGSGSNNGENGMENEVRRANILEINPDGSGGRVFASGLRNPVGMGWAPGSNVLWTAVNERDELGDELVPDYLTSVKEGGFYGWPYAYFGPNEDPRMKGQRPDLVKQTLVPEVPLGAHTASLGLAFYNKSAFPAKYRGGAFIGQHGSWNRSELSGYKVVFVPFQAGKPIGPPEDFLTGFISEEDKKKVHGRPVGVAVLQDGSLLVADDASGTLWRVAAK; from the coding sequence ATGAATAAACTACGGTTACCTGCTTCCTGCCTTCTGCTCTGTGCTTTAATTTCTGCCTGTAATACAGATGGAAAGAAAGAAGGCGCTACCTCCTCCTCCACTACAGGAACCATTAACCAGCTGAAACTTCCGCAGCCCTATGCCACAGAATCGGTGAAGAACTACAGCGAGGTTATAGGGTGGCGCGGCAAAACCCCTACGGCTCCTTCTGCTTTCAGGGTAAACAAGTTTGCTGATAACCTGCAGAATCCCCGCTGGATTTATGTGGGTCCAAACGGAGATGTGTTTGTGGCCGAAGCCACTTCAGAGAAGAAAGGCAAAGAGCGTAAAGAAGCCATAAAATCAGGCCAGGCCAAGTCCCAGAACATAGGCCGTAGCCCCAACCGGATCATCCTGCTCAGAGACGAAAACCAGGATGGCGAGCCAGAACAGCAACACGTGTTTTTGCGGGGGCTGAAACAACCCTTCGGGATGCTGGTGCTAAACGATTATTTTTATGTAGCCAACACCGACGGTCTGTGGCGCTACCCTTACAACCAGGGCCAGAACCAAATCACTGGTCGGGGCGAAAAGATATTGGAATTACCGGCCGGCGGCTATAACAACCACTGGACCCGTAACCTCATCGCCAACGCAGACGGCTCCAAAATCTACATCTCGGTGGGTTCTGGCAGCAACAATGGCGAAAATGGAATGGAAAACGAAGTGAGACGCGCCAACATCCTGGAAATAAACCCCGACGGGTCTGGGGGGCGGGTTTTCGCCAGTGGCCTCCGTAACCCGGTAGGCATGGGCTGGGCACCGGGAAGCAACGTGCTCTGGACAGCCGTAAACGAGCGCGATGAACTAGGCGATGAACTGGTGCCCGATTACCTTACCAGCGTGAAAGAGGGCGGATTCTACGGTTGGCCCTACGCTTATTTCGGTCCGAACGAAGACCCCAGAATGAAAGGTCAGCGCCCAGATCTGGTAAAACAAACCCTGGTACCGGAAGTACCCTTAGGTGCCCACACCGCGTCTTTAGGGCTAGCTTTCTATAACAAGTCTGCTTTCCCGGCCAAATACCGGGGTGGGGCCTTCATAGGGCAACACGGCTCCTGGAACCGGTCAGAGTTGTCGGGGTACAAAGTAGTGTTTGTTCCTTTTCAGGCCGGGAAACCCATTGGTCCACCAGAGGATTTCCTGACAGGCTTCATATCAGAGGAAGACAAGAAGAAGGTCCATGGACGGCCCGTGGGCGTAGCTGTGCTCCAGGATGGCTCCCTGTTAGTAGCCGATGACGCCAGCGGAACGCTCTGGCGGGTGGCCGCTAAGTAG
- a CDS encoding phytanoyl-CoA dioxygenase family protein has translation MENSWQENQDKNSATLQVNPKASTASSYDLAQIMGGIYGEGIIGHKGAFSREWVQQLHEDILILYEAALQRPGGAVGRGPKRHYVEIHPENIRGFVDLVTHPWVTTVCEAVLGPEYKIVEIGFDVPNPGAMNQPWHRDFPAPDDTIIGRRLNSLAFNLTTVDVFEDMGPFEIAPSTQWDLPVEFEHGMFPPKSFYPRYEERAQRKMPQMGDISARSALTIHRGTANHSDKSRPALVLGVDAPGGINHERHDLQVTRAFFEKLPESVKQHLTFRLVDTLEPIVQAHTIEGLMMGEA, from the coding sequence ATGGAAAATAGCTGGCAAGAAAATCAAGACAAAAACAGTGCCACCCTGCAGGTAAATCCCAAGGCCAGTACTGCCTCTTCTTATGACCTCGCCCAAATCATGGGTGGCATTTATGGGGAAGGAATCATAGGCCACAAGGGTGCTTTCAGCCGGGAATGGGTGCAACAGTTACATGAAGACATCCTGATATTGTATGAAGCCGCCTTGCAACGCCCGGGCGGAGCGGTAGGCCGCGGCCCCAAACGGCACTATGTTGAGATTCACCCCGAAAACATAAGAGGCTTTGTTGACCTGGTCACGCACCCTTGGGTAACCACCGTGTGTGAAGCGGTGCTAGGACCCGAATACAAGATAGTGGAAATTGGTTTTGACGTGCCTAACCCTGGGGCCATGAACCAGCCCTGGCACCGTGATTTCCCGGCTCCTGATGACACCATTATCGGTCGCCGGCTCAACTCCCTGGCCTTTAACTTAACCACTGTAGATGTGTTTGAAGACATGGGCCCTTTTGAGATTGCCCCTAGTACCCAGTGGGATTTGCCCGTGGAATTTGAACATGGCATGTTCCCACCTAAGTCTTTCTACCCAAGGTATGAAGAAAGAGCCCAACGAAAGATGCCGCAGATGGGAGACATATCGGCTAGGTCGGCGCTTACCATTCACCGTGGTACAGCCAATCATTCAGATAAGTCACGGCCAGCCCTGGTGTTGGGTGTAGATGCTCCGGGTGGCATTAACCATGAGCGGCATGACCTGCAAGTTACCCGCGCCTTTTTTGAAAAATTGCCCGAAAGCGTCAAGCAACACCTGACCTTTAGATTGGTAGATACCTTAGAGCCCATTGTGCAGGCCCACACCATTGAAGGCCTTATGATGGGAGAAGCCTAA
- a CDS encoding chorismate mutase — MSTKHLDLSPKTVFKRADGQPLIIAGPCSAESEEQMLATARGLQAVPEVTIFRAGIWKPRTRPGAFEGIGKVGLKWLKTVKEETGLLTACEVATAEHVNDALKQGVDILWVGARTTVNPFSVQEIADALEGVDVPVLVKNPVNPDLQLWLGALERLNRAGITDLAAIHRGFSAFDSRPYRNHPKWNMAYEFKKLLPEIPLICDPSHIAGKRSLLQQISQEALNLQVDGLMIETHCNPDVALSDAAQQVTPEGLAQLLASLVVERVSATATQNEEELSELRNLIDYLDNELINVLARRSSVAKQIGILKKENKMNLLQTGRWEQVMEQRLKAAAREGLEEVFVKAIFQEIHQNSLHVQAAADTAKVNI; from the coding sequence ATGAGTACGAAGCATTTAGACCTGTCTCCTAAAACAGTTTTCAAACGGGCAGACGGGCAACCGTTAATCATTGCCGGCCCTTGCAGCGCCGAAAGCGAAGAACAAATGTTGGCTACCGCCCGCGGCTTGCAAGCAGTACCTGAAGTAACCATCTTCCGGGCTGGTATCTGGAAGCCTCGTACCCGTCCTGGTGCATTTGAAGGAATAGGCAAAGTGGGCTTGAAATGGCTGAAAACGGTAAAAGAGGAAACTGGGCTTCTAACTGCCTGCGAAGTAGCCACTGCTGAACACGTGAACGATGCCCTTAAACAAGGCGTAGATATTCTTTGGGTTGGTGCTCGCACCACGGTAAACCCTTTCTCAGTACAGGAAATTGCTGATGCGCTGGAAGGCGTAGATGTACCCGTATTAGTGAAGAACCCGGTAAACCCAGACCTGCAGCTTTGGTTGGGTGCTCTGGAGCGTTTAAACCGTGCTGGCATCACTGACTTGGCAGCCATTCACCGTGGCTTCTCTGCCTTCGATTCTCGTCCGTACAGAAACCACCCAAAATGGAACATGGCTTATGAGTTCAAGAAACTTCTGCCTGAGATTCCGTTGATCTGTGATCCAAGCCACATTGCCGGAAAACGCTCTTTGCTGCAGCAAATAAGCCAGGAGGCGTTAAACCTGCAGGTAGACGGCCTCATGATTGAAACCCACTGCAACCCTGACGTAGCGCTTAGCGATGCGGCACAGCAGGTAACTCCTGAAGGATTGGCTCAACTATTGGCATCTCTTGTTGTTGAACGTGTTTCTGCTACAGCTACGCAAAACGAAGAAGAACTTAGCGAGCTCCGTAACCTGATTGACTACCTGGACAATGAGTTGATCAACGTACTGGCCCGTCGTTCTTCAGTAGCCAAGCAGATTGGTATTTTAAAGAAAGAAAATAAAATGAACCTGCTGCAGACCGGTCGCTGGGAACAGGTAATGGAGCAACGCCTCAAAGCCGCCGCCCGCGAAGGTCTGGAAGAAGTATTTGTAAAAGCCATCTTCCAGGAAATTCACCAGAATTCTCTACACGTACAGGCGGCTGCAGATACTGCTAAAGTGAATATTTAA
- a CDS encoding pyridoxal phosphate-dependent aminotransferase: MIIPSANRLQQVQEYYFSRKLAEVRALNAQGRNIINLGIGDPDMDPSEETINALVKTSMSSGVHGYQPYNSIAPLRQAIARWYNQTYNVTLDPDQEILPLMGSKEGIFHVSMAFLNPGDKVLVPNPGYPAYSAAAKLVGAEPVFYTLKEANGWLPDAQELEQLLSAGDVKLMWVNYPHMPTGAEATAGALQKLVHLALKHKFLLANDNPYSLVLPHEKPLSLLSLPDAKECCLEFNSLSKSHNMAGWRVGMVLGRQDYLQCVLRVKSNLDSGMFQPVQHAAIQALSNSDAWHDARNQVYAQRRQKVYELLDLLGCSYQKNAVGMFVWARVPESVTDVEAFLDQILYEAGVFLTPGKIFGTQGERYLRVSLCMPETKIEEATNRISKHLTSAKTEISL; the protein is encoded by the coding sequence ATGATCATTCCTAGCGCCAATAGATTACAGCAGGTGCAGGAGTACTACTTCTCCCGCAAACTGGCTGAAGTACGTGCTCTCAATGCGCAAGGGCGCAACATTATCAATCTGGGCATTGGCGACCCAGACATGGACCCTTCTGAGGAAACCATCAATGCCCTGGTGAAAACCAGCATGAGTTCTGGAGTACACGGGTACCAACCTTATAACTCTATTGCCCCATTGCGGCAAGCCATTGCCCGTTGGTACAACCAAACGTACAATGTGACGCTAGACCCAGACCAGGAAATACTTCCGTTAATGGGTTCCAAGGAAGGCATCTTCCATGTGTCTATGGCCTTCCTGAACCCCGGGGATAAAGTACTGGTGCCCAACCCAGGTTACCCCGCTTACTCGGCGGCGGCCAAATTGGTAGGTGCTGAGCCGGTATTCTACACCTTGAAAGAAGCGAACGGCTGGTTGCCAGATGCCCAAGAACTAGAGCAGCTGTTAAGCGCAGGAGACGTAAAGCTGATGTGGGTGAATTACCCGCACATGCCCACGGGTGCTGAGGCCACGGCAGGGGCGCTGCAAAAACTGGTACATTTAGCTTTGAAGCACAAATTCCTGCTGGCAAATGATAACCCGTACAGCCTGGTTCTGCCCCATGAAAAGCCACTGAGTTTACTTTCCTTACCAGACGCTAAAGAATGTTGCCTTGAGTTCAACTCCTTAAGCAAGTCACATAACATGGCAGGCTGGCGCGTGGGCATGGTGTTAGGCCGCCAGGATTATTTGCAGTGCGTGCTACGGGTGAAAAGCAACCTGGACTCAGGCATGTTCCAGCCGGTGCAGCATGCGGCCATTCAGGCACTTTCTAATTCAGATGCCTGGCACGACGCCCGAAATCAGGTATATGCCCAACGCAGACAGAAGGTATATGAACTGTTAGACCTTCTGGGGTGTTCCTATCAAAAAAACGCGGTGGGTATGTTTGTCTGGGCCCGGGTACCGGAGTCCGTTACAGACGTAGAAGCATTTTTAGACCAAATACTATACGAAGCCGGGGTCTTTCTTACCCCAGGTAAAATATTCGGGACGCAAGGAGAGCGCTATCTAAGAGTATCCCTCTGTATGCCAGAAACCAAGATTGAAGAAGCTACAAACAGAATTTCAAAACATTTAACCTCGGCCAAAACCGAAATTTCTTTATGA
- a CDS encoding prephenate dehydratase yields the protein MNRALKIAIQGGPASFHETAAKELFPSATISTLPCASFIELCQTLESGLADSAVMAVQNSLAGPLLPNYRLMDQFGFSITAERWLLLDQTLMALPGQKLEDIKQVWSHPIALLQCCDYLDGLTSVTTKETSDTADTARLIKAEQIEGVAAIASRKAAELYGLEVLHQNVANDVENYTRFVVLSREVPAKKANKATLLLPYPVVKFSLDTLLEKLDDCALDLTMLQPLPSPNPGQPEEWVLELEGEQAACITRALAALETVAPTHTILGLYPKAEAPLPQDRLAGCLSSILTAQSELA from the coding sequence ATGAACAGAGCCTTAAAAATTGCCATCCAGGGAGGCCCCGCCTCCTTCCATGAAACAGCCGCTAAAGAGCTGTTCCCATCTGCCACCATCAGCACGCTACCCTGCGCGTCTTTCATTGAGCTATGTCAGACCCTGGAGTCTGGGTTGGCAGATTCTGCGGTGATGGCGGTGCAGAACTCATTAGCCGGCCCGTTGTTGCCCAACTACCGGCTCATGGACCAGTTCGGCTTTTCCATCACCGCAGAGCGGTGGTTGTTGCTGGATCAGACTCTGATGGCATTACCGGGCCAGAAACTGGAAGACATTAAACAAGTATGGTCCCACCCTATTGCTCTGCTTCAGTGCTGCGATTATTTGGATGGCCTGACCAGCGTTACCACCAAAGAAACTTCTGACACCGCTGATACTGCCCGCTTGATCAAGGCTGAGCAGATTGAAGGGGTGGCAGCTATTGCCAGCCGCAAAGCCGCTGAGTTGTACGGGTTGGAAGTGTTGCACCAAAACGTAGCCAATGATGTAGAGAACTACACCAGGTTTGTGGTGCTTTCCCGGGAAGTTCCGGCTAAAAAGGCCAACAAGGCTACGTTGCTCCTTCCTTACCCAGTGGTAAAGTTCTCGTTGGACACCTTGCTGGAAAAACTGGATGACTGTGCTCTGGATCTAACCATGTTACAGCCACTTCCTTCCCCTAACCCGGGCCAACCCGAAGAATGGGTGTTGGAACTGGAAGGCGAGCAAGCTGCTTGTATTACCCGGGCGCTGGCCGCTCTGGAAACGGTTGCTCCTACCCACACCATCCTGGGCCTCTACCCTAAAGCCGAGGCGCCGCTTCCGCAGGATCGTTTGGCAGGCTGCCTGTCTTCTATTTTAACAGCCCAATCAGAATTAGCATGA
- a CDS encoding START domain-containing protein: MRRNKAMGGLVGLLFLCSVGYSQSKWELQKKEDGIEVYTRQVKDNPLKEIRVVCELPGTANNLVNLLKDVEHHSNWVYLNKKTQLLKRKSENSLIYYTEADMPWPLTDRDMVVEANFTPATKNNQARVEVKSIKDYIPQKKDLVRIPSSLAVWEITALPKGNIKIDYTFKVNPGGSVPAWLVNATVATGPTKTFQNLRKVLAQRAKDQKNI; encoded by the coding sequence ATGAGGAGAAACAAAGCAATGGGTGGATTGGTGGGGCTACTGTTCCTTTGTTCTGTAGGCTACAGCCAGAGTAAATGGGAACTTCAGAAAAAGGAAGATGGCATTGAAGTGTACACCCGGCAAGTAAAAGACAATCCCTTAAAAGAGATACGAGTGGTGTGTGAGTTACCAGGTACGGCCAACAACCTGGTCAATTTGCTGAAAGATGTAGAGCATCATTCTAATTGGGTGTACCTGAACAAGAAAACCCAGCTCCTGAAACGTAAAAGCGAGAACAGCCTCATTTATTATACAGAAGCCGACATGCCTTGGCCTCTCACCGACCGGGATATGGTAGTAGAGGCAAATTTTACACCCGCTACAAAAAACAACCAAGCCCGGGTTGAGGTAAAGAGTATAAAAGATTACATACCCCAAAAGAAAGACCTTGTCAGGATACCCTCCTCCTTAGCAGTTTGGGAAATCACTGCTCTTCCCAAAGGGAACATCAAAATTGACTATACCTTTAAGGTGAACCCAGGCGGCTCTGTTCCGGCGTGGTTAGTGAATGCCACTGTAGCTACGGGACCTACCAAAACCTTTCAGAACCTGCGGAAGGTTTTAGCCCAACGGGCTAAAGATCAAAAGAACATATAA
- a CDS encoding bestrophin family protein, with protein MLLEKRIPASYIFNKIKKDLVIIIFIGICAHFLSSAFIENIPEMPGNIPAFLGTAITVLLSFKISQSYDRWWEARKVWGAIVNDSRSFVIQLQSFLQDASNPVIKLMGYRQIAWCYSLGRTLRGLNPLEGLDEYLKEKDLLYITDHKNKPLAIAQLNALTIKNLYQTNEIDTFKHIQLDSTLVRMVDSMGKAERINGTVFPKTYRLFLHFAIYLFVITLSISLREIPLIFELPLLIVLSSVFLLLEKTAYHLQDPFRNRPSDTSVTAIARTIEINIKQLLNEPDIPEPVQPNGFYIL; from the coding sequence ATGCTTTTAGAGAAAAGGATACCTGCTTCTTATATTTTCAACAAAATAAAAAAGGATCTGGTCATCATCATTTTTATTGGTATTTGTGCTCACTTTTTATCCTCTGCCTTTATAGAGAATATACCGGAAATGCCCGGTAATATTCCGGCCTTTTTGGGTACTGCTATTACGGTGCTTTTATCTTTTAAAATAAGCCAGTCGTACGACCGATGGTGGGAAGCAAGAAAAGTTTGGGGAGCTATTGTAAACGACTCCAGAAGCTTTGTCATTCAGCTACAATCTTTCTTGCAAGACGCGTCTAATCCGGTTATCAAGTTGATGGGTTATCGGCAAATTGCCTGGTGTTATTCCTTAGGCAGAACGCTAAGAGGTTTAAATCCACTAGAAGGTTTAGATGAATACTTGAAGGAAAAGGACTTGCTCTACATTACAGATCATAAGAACAAACCCTTAGCCATAGCACAACTAAATGCCTTGACGATTAAGAATCTGTATCAGACGAATGAAATAGATACTTTCAAACACATTCAGCTTGATTCTACCTTGGTAAGAATGGTTGATTCTATGGGAAAAGCAGAAAGAATCAATGGCACTGTTTTCCCAAAAACGTACCGTTTATTTCTGCACTTTGCTATTTACCTTTTTGTAATTACCCTTTCTATCTCTTTACGGGAGATACCCCTCATTTTTGAACTACCCTTGTTAATAGTTCTTTCTTCGGTCTTTCTTTTACTTGAAAAAACTGCGTACCATTTACAAGATCCTTTCCGTAATCGGCCTAGTGATACCTCGGTCACAGCTATTGCCAGAACAATAGAAATCAATATAAAACAGTTGTTAAATGAGCCTGATATTCCAGAGCCTGTTCAGCCAAATGGTTTTTATATCCTTTAA